From Hydractinia symbiolongicarpus strain clone_291-10 chromosome 12, HSymV2.1, whole genome shotgun sequence, one genomic window encodes:
- the LOC130621242 gene encoding tigger transposable element-derived protein 4-like, with amino-acid sequence MDSTLFEEWVRELDEKMENDNRRIALIIDNCTAHPEIGGLRAIDIFFLPPNTTSVLQPMDQGVIRSLKAKYTVKVIQKMIEAIDKKKELPQVSLLDAMKMLVLAWDEVTEKTVQNCFKKAGFTEIDENTLSSNDPFHVASFDDAVSVTQGFDEEILSDILGNEVEEMQDEEDNGASPLEKPTTSQLHDAIDTLMNYSMMIDTTELKALTIKVSRIVENEVIVGSRQSK; translated from the exons ATGGACTCAACGCTCTTTGAAGAATGGGTCAGGGAACTTGATGAAAAAATGGAGAATGACAATCGTAGGATCGCCCTCATCATTGACAACTGCACAGCTCATCCAGAAATCGGGGGGTTAAGAGcaattgatatttttttccttCCTCCTAACACCACCTCCGTCCTTCAGCCAATGGACCAAGGAGTAATCCGTTCTTTGAAAGCAAAGTACACAGTGAAAGTGATCCAAAAGATGATTGAAGCAATTGACAAGAAAAAGGAACTCCCTCAAGTTTCACTGTTGGATGCAATGAAGATGCTGGTGTTGGCTTGGGATGAGGTAACAGAGAAAACCGTTCAAAACTGCTTCAAAAAAGCTGGATTTACTGAGATCGATGAAAACACGCTATCATCCAACGATCCGTTTC ATGTCGCCTCTTTCGATGACGCAGTTTCTGTAACTCAAGGTTTCGATGAAGAAATCTTGTCGGATATTCTGGGAAATGAGGTCGAGGAAATGCAAGACGAAGAGGATAATGGAGCTAGCCCTTTGGAGAAACCAACCACATCTCAATTACACGATGCCATTGATACCTTGATGAACTACTCCATGATGATTGACACGACCGAACTAAAAGCACTTACGATCAAAGTTTCTAgaattgttgaaaatgaagtaataGTTGGTTCCAGGCAAAGCAAATAG